A segment of the Populus nigra chromosome 12, ddPopNigr1.1, whole genome shotgun sequence genome:
GACCCAATCTTGATTATGGAGTCTTGAGTTATTACTAATGGTGAAGAAATTACCATTGTTGGTCAAAGTTCATGCATGTCTTTGCCTGAGTTACAGGCTAACAAAGTTGGGTacttacatgtttttatttcttgcaGGTTTTTAGCTGGTTTGGGTAAGGGTTCTTGTAGCGATTACgaggctggaaaaaaaaaaagtaattcatgtttttatttcttgcaGGTTTTTAGCTGGTTTGTTGGTCTTTCAATTCCTTCAATCATGACCAATTTCACTCTTTTTCCccatttctcttcaattaaacaTTTAATTGCATGTCCAAATTATTTTCTGACCAggaataacttaaattattgccTGATTGTAAtccaaactatattttattctcaaaacCTATCTTCGaagatttttctctaaaaatggttttcttaatatttgaatttttttctttgaaaatgattttgaagaCTATTTGTTTAataagtattatttaaattattttttaatttttaatccattatttgtttcttttccctATTATGCATGCGGTTGATTGTAAATGTAATGCAAAATATGTATGAAATATGTACACACATTCCTCGCATAACTTGCAGAAAACTGATTTCTCTTCAGCCAGTTGGCCTGAATGCAGTACTGCCCACTCAAATGCGTTGGACTGTGTCTGCTTAAAGTTACAAGAAGAGACTCCAAATTATGCATATTCACTTAACAAGTAGGACAAATGTCCTTAGATTTCACCAAGGAgcttaaatataattgttattgtaaaGCAGTCAAGCAGCttaaatataatgcaaatatcAAATTTTGTAATGATTGAGCAATTTAAGATCCAATTCTAATCTGCGAGAGAACTAAGCAGTGGATTCAAGAAAGGGATAATCAGTATAACCAATGACAGGATCTGTTGTATAGAATGTGCGGCGATCGTACTTGTTTAGTGGTGCATCAAGCTCAAATCTTCTCGGCAAATCTGGATTGGCCAAGAACACACGGCCATAAGCAACAAGATCTGAATAGTTCTCTGCAACAGCTTTGTTTCCTTCTTCCCTATCATAGCCTCCAGCAACAATGAAAGTGCCATTGAAAGCCTTTCTCATGGGTAGAAGACTGTGCGGGGATTCAACTCTTTCCCCCACCGTCTTCATTCTTGGCTCAACCATATGGCAGAAGAGAATCCCATATTTATTCAAGGATTCAACCATATACAGACCCAAAGCTCCTGGATTTGAGTCTCCTGCTTGTCCGTAATTTGCATAGGGAGACAGTCTTATTCCAACTCTATCAGCTCCTATCTCATCGACTACAGCTCCAACCACTTCTAAGGCAAATCGGCAGCGGTTCTCTAGAGATCCACCATATTGGTCAGTTCGATCGTTAACTTGATCCTTCATGAACTGGTCAATTAAGTAGCCATGAGCCCCATGGATCTCAACTCCATCAAAACCTAAAAAGCCAGATTGTTTATCATGTTACCAAAGAATTCAAATAACCACTTTGAATACAAACGTTTAAAATCCTGAAActtgaataagaagaagaaagattgaTTTGAACCAGTATCAAATTTATATGACCAGGAGATGGATGATTCATGATCAATTCCAGATTTCTAAGAAGCAATAAAGTGGTGGTTTTCAAATGAAGCAGCTTGGCTAGAAACAGGGCAATTGCTTACACTTGTTACTTTCCCCAAACAGGGCAAACATTCATTTTTAAAT
Coding sequences within it:
- the LOC133669167 gene encoding putative 12-oxophytodienoate reductase 11, with product METKMHQEEEKSNNHAVAAPLLTPYEMGKFNLSHRIVLAPLTRQRSYNNVPQPHAILYYSQRTTEGGLLIAEATGVSDTAQGYPNTPGIWTKEQVEAWKPIVDAVHAKGGIFFCQIWHVGRVSNRDFQPNGQAPISCTDKPLAPQLRANGIDAVEFTTPRRLRTDEIPHVVNDFRIAARNAMEAGFDGVEIHGAHGYLIDQFMKDQVNDRTDQYGGSLENRCRFALEVVGAVVDEIGADRVGIRLSPYANYGQAGDSNPGALGLYMVESLNKYGILFCHMVEPRMKTVGERVESPHSLLPMRKAFNGTFIVAGGYDREEGNKAVAENYSDLVAYGRVFLANPDLPRRFELDAPLNKYDRRTFYTTDPVIGYTDYPFLESTA